A single window of Anomaloglossus baeobatrachus isolate aAnoBae1 chromosome 9, aAnoBae1.hap1, whole genome shotgun sequence DNA harbors:
- the LOC142250383 gene encoding uncharacterized protein LOC142250383 gives MREEDIVLKSCPSFPHPSYPSSSDDLSSFPVIHFNSVSSHEHTLVTKSNSSSPATSDSSSMAPQDCSSSSELASSVSPENVPSQTEYSSSASSETSFPRTQVASSISLDHRSLILDHPFSTSSESLIEYYPPLPLNGVSSTNCSSTSEPASFYSMSPKNCSCPTHCSSTSISHGIYSNLSPQICKSLSEHTQCPSTPKINGATTSRTNKSSISPLESSSRYDLLLTEDPSDFLPISLSESYTVSAYGWSSTSTQPAEHHTQTTQERHSKSLSDDCSSDSSFPPADIPCICTCDLATKFPSEISSSSLHSYLPNSQVKNDDLRPSSVDFSTLNNSGAASTSPQQSPHPSQSQNYLDQSNIITLNNAIASPEVNAKSHSFGKFISIDQNNRKFDLLTPWSIQSFPTFPEIDVIATNDDLPTDHLLVNGHYGHYLPLESTCSCSLPNSIDSSANSKVLNSPSSNTPPAQDSTWPNWTDYTVAINTHENHPMMLHKFLHTFSSGTTPKYLPFSEDENQVQKCEVCNASLENKVRMDQDRQLCEHFLDSLSRFEDWLQIAQVATSQESPYKTLHQEAKLALRKYEVILTEIREKLLDLESLNRQYWRLSQTPQQTLLPSVLRSRMQEVNELWHSLQGEAEALHRTLKSRVQQREDFETDQDEMKLCLTEMDLELSNVEYIYGGNSTEKIQQLKAFQEDVWSNMKRVEGLLERGDRLIDNSDPRDAQDLEEEMTELGSYCQQIYIRLSRLQKRLVSTKLVFEDDFLDGAIEHLSSGSSDVFLDLDIEDADTLGQENVPVTSVALPVDLEWDPLGDVGRSSSHDGQESFYTATSAPWKLPQRSEGSRSSLSSYSGVTYSNMRRQEVKETSEDVDNDHPSVRKNCHFEWSQEKIHDQGHMENASARHSSLQQLETGTGQDVIPCSASFPRNQPDAGHRMDNHFASPGFSRKNTDPGRPLTSHSAVIDSQFHTNCSEQRRRPRKKKRVARNPDTKGTIKPDVSIVMENGDDLSLPDPHKASYRASCSLCLWMKRLAFASVLLLVLVTSLLFLWGPQTCPSKRFTWSLMLSYVNGPPPT, from the exons ATGAGAGAAGAAGACATTGTCTTGAAGAGTTGTCCCTCTTTCCCCCACCCTAGTTACCCCTCATCTTCAGATGATCTCTCTTCTTTCCCTGTAATACATTTCAATTCCGTTTCTTCTCATGAACACACCTTAGTAACGAAATCCAACTCCTCCTCTCCGGCAACCTCAGACTCTTCCTCTATGGCTCCTCAGGATTGCTCCTCTTCATCAGAACTTGCCTCCTCTGTGTCACCAGAAAACGTTCCCTCTCAAACTGAATATTCCTCCTCAGCATCTTCTGAAACCTCTTTTCCCAGAACCCAAGTTGCATCTTCTATATCACTTGATCACCGGTCTTTAATTCTTGACCACCCCTTCTCCACATCATCTGAATCCCTGATTGAGTATTACCCACCGCTACCTTTGAATGGAGTCTCTTCTACAAATTGCTCCTCTACATCAGAACCTGCCTCGTTTTACTCAATGTCACCTAAAAACTGCTCCTGTCCAACTCATTGTTCATCTACTTCCATATCACATGGGATATATTCTAATCTATCGCCTCAGATTTGTAAATCCCTATCTGAACACACCCAATGTCCCAGTACACCAAAAATAAATGGAGCCACTACATCCAGAACTAACAAATCCTCTATATCTCCTCTGGAATCTTCCTCTCGCTATGATCTACTCTTAACTGAAGACCCCAGTGACTTCTTGCCTATATCCTTGTCTGAAAGCTATACAGTATCTGCATATGGCTGGTCCTCTACATCAACACAGCCGGCCGAACACCATACCCAAACCACTCAGGAACGGCACAGTAAATCCCTGTCTGACGACTGTTCttcagactcctcttttcctcctgcCGATATTCCCTGCATCTGCACTTGTGACTTGGCAACCAAGTTCCCATCTGAGATTTCTTCATCTTCTCTCCATTCTTATCTTCCAAATTCTCAGGTTAAGAATGACGATCTCAGGCCTTCTAGTGTTGACTTTTCGACTCTTAATAATTCAGGAGCAGCTTCTACTAGTCCACAACAAAGTCCACATCCTTCACAATCACAGAACTATTTGGATCAATCAAATATCATCACCCTCAACAATGCTATTGCTTCACCCGAAGTGAACGCTAAAAGCCACTCATTTGGCAAATTTATTTCTATTGACCAAAACAATAGAAAGTTTGACCTTCTCACTCCGTGGTCCATCCAGAGCTTTCCAACCTTTCCTGAGATTGATGTGATTGCCACAAATGATGATCTTCCCactgaccatctacttgtcaatggACATTATGGACATTATTTGCCTCTGGAATCCACTTGCAGCTGCTCTCTCCCCAACTCCATTGACTCTTCGGCAAATAGTAAAGTTCTGAATTCTCCATCTTCTAACACTCCTCCTGCCCAAGACTCTACTTGGCCCAACTGGACAGATTACACTGTGGCCATCAATACACATGAAAATCATCCCATGATGCTCCATAAGTTTCTTCACACCTTTTCTTCTGGAACAACACCCAAGTATCTTCCATTTTCTGAAGATGAGAACCAAGTCCAGAAATGTGAAGTTTGCAATGCGTCCCTGGAAAATAAGGTTCG CATGGATCAGGACAGACAACTTTGTGAACATTTCCTAGACTCCCTCTCTCGTTTTGAAGACTGGTTGCAGATTGCTCAGGTGGCTACGTCTCAAGAAAGCCCATACAAGACACTTCACCAAGAAGCCAAGCTGGCTCTTAGAAAGTACGAG GTTATACTGACAGAAATACGGGAGAAATTATTGGACTTGGAGTCTCTAAACAGACAATACTGGAGACTCTCACAGACCCCTCAGCAGACGCTGCTTCCCAGTGTCCTCCGGAGTAGGATGCAGGAGGTCAACGAGCTATGGCACAGTCTGCAGGGGGAGGCGGAAGCATTACACAGGACATTGAAG TCTAGAGTCCAACAGAGGGAAGACTTTGAGACCGACCAGGATGAGATGAAACTCTGCTTGACGGAGATGGACCTAGAATTATCCAATGTGGAGTATATCTATGGAGGCAACTCCACAGAGAAAATACAACAACTGAAG GCCTTCCAGGAGGATGTCTGGAGCAACATGAAAAGGGTGGAAGGTCTTCTTGAGCGAGGCGACCGGCTGATAGATAACAGTGATCCTCGTGATGCTCAGGACCTAGAGGAGGAGATGACAGAGCTAGGCTCATACTGCCAACAGATCTACATTCGCCTCTCTCGGTTGCAGAAGAGACTTGTGAGCACAAAACTG GTATTTGAGGATGACTTCTTGGATGGAGCCATAGAACATCTATCATCGGGCTCTTCAGATGTGTTTTTAGATCTTGACATAGAAGATGCAGACACATTAGGCCAAGAGAATGTTCCTGTAACCAGTGTAGCATTGCCTGTTGACCTGGAGTGGGACCCATTAGGTGATGTTGGAAGATCTAGTTCTCATGATGGTCAAGAGTCTTTCTACACAGCCACCTCTG CACCCTGGAAGCTTCCCCAGAGGAGCGAGGGATCTCGGAGCAGTCTAAGCTCATACTCCGGTGTTACTTATTCAAACATGAGAAGACAAGAAGTCAAGGAAACCTCGGAAGATGTCGATAACGACCATCCTTCAGTTCGGAAAAATTGTCATTTTGAGTGGAGTCAAGAAAAGATTCATGACCAAGGACATATGGAAAATGCATCA GCGCGGCACAGCTCTCTGCAACAACTGGAGACGGGTACCGGACAAGACGTGATCCCATGTTCTG cttccttcCCCAGAAATCAGCCAGACGCTGGACATAGGATGGACAATCACTTTGCTTCTCCTGGATTTTCAAGAAAAAACACTGATCCAGGAAGGCCATTGACCTCTCATTCAGCTGTGATTGACAGCCAGTTCCATACAAACTGCTCTGAACAGCGGAGACGTCCGAGAAAGAAGAAGCGAGTGGCGCGGAATCCG GACACAAAGGGGACAATCAAGCCGGACGTGTCCATTGTAATGGAGAACGG